A genomic segment from Callithrix jacchus isolate 240 chromosome 8, calJac240_pri, whole genome shotgun sequence encodes:
- the TEDC1 gene encoding tubulin epsilon and delta complex protein 1 isoform X7: MLVRRSRAAAATAGDPKEAGAGSMGRRRRRVDPAAGARAAALPEAIAALSRSLPSGPSPEIFRRAKFDRPEATAALWQLLFRVLVPLPLDNPLASLAQEVQARLVKSALRSRGYPRLALAQLPEDGSQGSRELLLALSWLLARGPVPEQMLAQTRVPLGDEMTVCQCEALASPGPPAPQARAEDPVDVRYVQWLMGKLRFRWRQLVSSQQEQCTLLSKIHLYTRGCHGDQSLGHLSVTEAEMLRDPEGGQQLLRTLECANRRLEAVLAWRRTELVFWRWMDTVLDTCAPGVPAAASQGTFLPRIPEHRGGELELVAWELRALQEELQEAVECRRAAWEAKWCSLYLPGTVGPAAGRLGVLPKHSRHLRRLEAVDGGQSGVLCGGPLGRPWKRSWELCSGAGSKMGARPSPMGHTGW, translated from the exons ATGCTTGTGCGCAGGTcccgggcggcggcggcgacggcgGGCGATCCGAAGGAGGCTGGTGCTGGCTCTAtggggaggcggcggcggcgggtgGACCCCGCGGCTGGGGCCCGGGCCGCGGCCCTGCCTGAGGCCATCGCCGCGTTGAGTCGGTCGCTGCCCTCGGGACCCAGCCCCGAGATCTTCCGCCGCGCCAAGTTCGACCGTCCGGAGGCG ACCGCCGCGCTCTGGCAGCTTCTCTTCCGCGTGCTCGTGCCACTCCCTCTGGACAACCCCTTGGCTTCGCTCGCCCAGG AGGTCCAAGCCCGCTTGGTGAAGTCAGCACTGCGCTCCCGGGGCTACCCGCGGCTGGCACTGGCACAGCTCCCTGAGGATGGCTCCCAGGGCAGCCGGGAGCTGCTCCTGGCTCTGTCCTGGCTCTTGGCCCGAGGACCTGTGCCTGAGCAGATGCTGGCCCAGACCCGAGTGCCTCTGGGTGATGAGatgactgtgtgccag TGTGAGGCCCTGGCCAGCCCTGGCCCACCTGCACCCCAGGCGCGAGCAGAGGATCCTGTGGATGTCCGCTATGTGCAGTGGCTGATGGGAAAGCTGCGGTTCCGCTGGCGCCAGCTGGTGTCCAGTCAGCAGGAACAGTGCACCCTTCTGAGCAAG ATCCACCTGTACACACGTGGCTGCCATGGGGACCAGAGCCTTGGTCATCTGTCCGTCACTGAAGCAGAGATGCTCAGGGACCCAGAGGGAGGCCAGCAG CTGCTGCGGACTCTGGAGTGTGCGAACCGGCGCCTGGAGGCGGTCCTGGCGTGGCGGCGCACAGAGCTGGTCTTCTGGCGGTGGATG GACACTGTCCTGGACACCTGTGCCCCCGGGGTGCCGGCTGCCGCCTCACAGGGCACCTTCCTGCCCCGGATCCCTGAGCACAGAGGTGGTGAGTTGGAGCTGGTAGCATGGGAGCTGCGGGCGCTGCAGGAGGAGCTGCAGGAAGCTGTGGAGTGCAGACGggcagcctgggaggccaag TGGTGCTCGCTCTACCTGCCTGGGACTGTCGGACCTGCTGCTGGACGCCTGGGTGTCCTCCCTAAACACAGCCGTCACCTACGCAG GCTGGAGGCTGTGGATGGGGGCCAGAGTGGAGTGCTGTGCGGCGGGCCTCTCGGGAGGCCGTGGAAAAGGAGCTGGGAGCTCTGCAGCGGTGCTGGGAGCAAGATGGGGGCCCGGCCCAGCCCCATGGGCCACACCGGCTGGTGA
- the TEDC1 gene encoding tubulin epsilon and delta complex protein 1 isoform X10 yields the protein MLAQTRVPLGDEMTVCQCEALASPGPPAPQARAEDPVDVRYVQWLMGKLRFRWRQLVSSQQEQCTLLSKIHLYTRGCHGDQSLGHLSVTEAEMLRDPEGGQQLLRTLECANRRLEAVLAWRRTELVFWRWMDTVLDTCAPGVPAAASQGTFLPRIPEHRGGELELVAWELRALQEELQEAVECRRAAWEAKAGGCGWGPEWSAVRRASREAVEKELGALQRCWEQDGGPAQPHGPHRLVRREDGAAGDQDLRAAEVIRTLRSQEACLEAVLYQLQGQCRQELARLAGALPGLIWIPPPGR from the exons ATGCTGGCCCAGACCCGAGTGCCTCTGGGTGATGAGatgactgtgtgccag TGTGAGGCCCTGGCCAGCCCTGGCCCACCTGCACCCCAGGCGCGAGCAGAGGATCCTGTGGATGTCCGCTATGTGCAGTGGCTGATGGGAAAGCTGCGGTTCCGCTGGCGCCAGCTGGTGTCCAGTCAGCAGGAACAGTGCACCCTTCTGAGCAAG ATCCACCTGTACACACGTGGCTGCCATGGGGACCAGAGCCTTGGTCATCTGTCCGTCACTGAAGCAGAGATGCTCAGGGACCCAGAGGGAGGCCAGCAG CTGCTGCGGACTCTGGAGTGTGCGAACCGGCGCCTGGAGGCGGTCCTGGCGTGGCGGCGCACAGAGCTGGTCTTCTGGCGGTGGATG GACACTGTCCTGGACACCTGTGCCCCCGGGGTGCCGGCTGCCGCCTCACAGGGCACCTTCCTGCCCCGGATCCCTGAGCACAGAGGTGGTGAGTTGGAGCTGGTAGCATGGGAGCTGCGGGCGCTGCAGGAGGAGCTGCAGGAAGCTGTGGAGTGCAGACGggcagcctgggaggccaag GCTGGAGGCTGTGGATGGGGGCCAGAGTGGAGTGCTGTGCGGCGGGCCTCTCGGGAGGCCGTGGAAAAGGAGCTGGGAGCTCTGCAGCGGTGCTGGGAGCAAGATGGGGGCCCGGCCCAGCCCCATGGGCCACACCGGCTGGTGAGACGAGAGGATGGGGCAGCAGGGGACCAGGACCTGCGGGCAGCTGAGGTGATCAGGACGCTGAGGAGCCAGGAGGCCTGCCTGGAGGCGGTGCTGTATCAACTACAGGGACAGTGTCGGCAGGAACTCGCCAGGCTGGCGGGAGCCCTGCCTGGCCTCATCTGGATCCCACCGCCTGGACGCTGA
- the TEDC1 gene encoding tubulin epsilon and delta complex protein 1 isoform X9, with amino-acid sequence MLAQTRVPLGDEMTVCQCEALASPGPPAPQARAEDPVDVRYVQWLMGKLRFRWRQLVSSQQEQCTLLSKIHLYTRGCHGDQSLGHLSVTEAEMLRDPEGGQQGFCSGNPRNLDLAYLKGLYFSCTPGMSPRTFWKDLWLVCEQPGLLLGDWRLPWVLLLRTLECANRRLEAVLAWRRTELVFWRWMDTVLDTCAPGVPAAASQGTFLPRIPEHRGGELELVAWELRALQEELQEAVECRRAAWEAKAGGCGWGPEWSAVRRASREAVEKELGALQRCWEQDGGPAQPHGPHRLVRREDGAAGDQDLRAAEVIRTLRSQEACLEAVLYQLQGQCRQELARLAGALPGLIWIPPPGR; translated from the exons ATGCTGGCCCAGACCCGAGTGCCTCTGGGTGATGAGatgactgtgtgccag TGTGAGGCCCTGGCCAGCCCTGGCCCACCTGCACCCCAGGCGCGAGCAGAGGATCCTGTGGATGTCCGCTATGTGCAGTGGCTGATGGGAAAGCTGCGGTTCCGCTGGCGCCAGCTGGTGTCCAGTCAGCAGGAACAGTGCACCCTTCTGAGCAAG ATCCACCTGTACACACGTGGCTGCCATGGGGACCAGAGCCTTGGTCATCTGTCCGTCACTGAAGCAGAGATGCTCAGGGACCCAGAGGGAGGCCAGCAG GGTTTCTGCAGTGGGAATCCCCGAAACCTGGACCTGGCCTACCTGAAGGGCTTGTACTTCTCCTGCACTCCTGGGATGAGTCCCAGAACCTTCTGGAAGGATCTGTGGCTGGTGTGTGAGCAGCCAGGCCTGCTGCTGGGTGACTGGCGGCTCCCTTGGGTCCTG CTGCTGCGGACTCTGGAGTGTGCGAACCGGCGCCTGGAGGCGGTCCTGGCGTGGCGGCGCACAGAGCTGGTCTTCTGGCGGTGGATG GACACTGTCCTGGACACCTGTGCCCCCGGGGTGCCGGCTGCCGCCTCACAGGGCACCTTCCTGCCCCGGATCCCTGAGCACAGAGGTGGTGAGTTGGAGCTGGTAGCATGGGAGCTGCGGGCGCTGCAGGAGGAGCTGCAGGAAGCTGTGGAGTGCAGACGggcagcctgggaggccaag GCTGGAGGCTGTGGATGGGGGCCAGAGTGGAGTGCTGTGCGGCGGGCCTCTCGGGAGGCCGTGGAAAAGGAGCTGGGAGCTCTGCAGCGGTGCTGGGAGCAAGATGGGGGCCCGGCCCAGCCCCATGGGCCACACCGGCTGGTGAGACGAGAGGATGGGGCAGCAGGGGACCAGGACCTGCGGGCAGCTGAGGTGATCAGGACGCTGAGGAGCCAGGAGGCCTGCCTGGAGGCGGTGCTGTATCAACTACAGGGACAGTGTCGGCAGGAACTCGCCAGGCTGGCGGGAGCCCTGCCTGGCCTCATCTGGATCCCACCGCCTGGACGCTGA